The stretch of DNA cggggcagcgctgcccgAGGGGGGACCGTCTTGTCCCCGAAGGGACCCCAAAGGTGGGACCCcgcggggcagcccctgccccgtcCCTCCCCACACCGCTTTTTGGGTCCCTCTCCCCGGCGCCCTTTGGAGAGGGGACGTGCTTTGACCCCGCCTCATTCCCCCCAGTTTTGGGGGATCTGTGCCCCCGACATCACGCCCCCATTCACCTGTGGCAGCGGGGCCTGGCAAGCCATCAACGCTCGCTCACAACTTGTGGGGTCGAAGCGCGGACGGGCCGCGTCCAGAGGTCTCTCAGCAACACAGACCCTAAACTTTTAGGGCTATCGGGTCGCCTGAGAGTTCAATCTGCTTAGGGCAAACAAAGCCTTTCTGAAGGTCTCCTCCTCTCCCGCACACAAGCTCAGCATCCTTTATTTCTGGCCTGTGTGATAAGCTTAAATCATTGTGCTCCCGCTTCTTGATCGTCGCCTGCTTTGGCCTTTTGTTCCCCTAACGGACGGAGGCTGCCGAAGGGGCTGAAGTTGAACAGTTTGACCCCCGGAGGACAGTGCAGGCGGTGGGCACCCCCATGGTTCTCCCCCGAGCCACCCGGCCCTCGCTGGACCACACAGGCGCCTTGGCTCCGGTGGCTGTCACCGCAAGGCCGGTGCCACCCTCGCCCGTGTCCCGCTGAGGCCAGCGAGCGGCTACACCGTGGGGCAGGCCACAAATCCCCATGGTCCGTCTgggcaggaagggaggaggcTTCCTGAGGCGTTTGCagcttgcttctttttattattagtagtaatactgttattattattgtgctTCTTTAAAAGTCTTCTGGAGTGTAGGTCGTGCCCGAGGCACTGAGCTGTAGGCAAGCGGAGGCTGAGGCTGCGCGACGCCTGTTTCCTCAGGACGatgagaaaaaagggaaaaaaaaacaaaaccaaacctgaacaaaaacccaacccaacccaaaatctactaaaaagcaaacaaacaaagaaacaacaacaacaacgaaaaacCAACCCCCAAACCCACGCCGAACCCGAAGAAAACCGCTGGCATCGGGCTGTCGGAGCCAGCTCCCGGCCTCCCCGaggccgcagcctccccccggGCTGCCTCCCCGTCCTCCCCCCGCCCGGAGCTGCTGAAAGGGAGCCGGCTCCCGCGcgcgccccgcggcccccccaTTCATTAATAAATTAGCGGCACGCTCCAGCCGAGCGCGAGGCACCGacgggggagcggggggggggaggccgggggccggggctgaggccggggccgggcgtcgggcggggcggcggggggcaggTTTGATTGTTCCCCGCGGGGTATATAAGGGGTGTTAAGGAGGGTCGTGTGCCAGACACGCAGCCGACGGGCCCCGGgccgctcccccctcccccctctctccccgcctttcccccccctccccaaaatcctccctcctccccccccccggaggATGCTGGTGAAGGCGGAgagccccgcgccgccggcGGAGGacgagctgctgctgctgggcctcGCCTCGCCCGCCCCCTCGCTGCCGTCCAGCGCCGgcgacgaggaggaggaggaggaggaggaggaggaggaggaagaggaggaggaggcggcctccccggctcggcccggctcggctcggccgtCGGGGCCGCGGCGGAGGGAGGCGAAGCGGCGGCCGGGGCGGTGCCGCACGGCGGAGGCGGCGCAGCGCCTCAAGCGGAGCCGGCGGCTGAAGGCCAACAACCGGGAGCGCAACCGCATGCACCACCTGAACGCGGCGCTGGACGCCCTGCGCGACGTGCTGCCCACCTTCCCGGAGGACGCCAAGCTCACCAAGATCGAGACGCTCCGCTTCGCCCACAACTACATCTGGGCGCTCACCGAGACGCTGCGCCtggccggggcggcggcggccaggGGCGGCCCCGACGGCGGGCTGGAGGCCAGCCCCTCGCcggcctcctcctgcagcccggCGCCCTCCGCCTCCCCCTACGCCTGCACTTTATCGCCAGCCAGCCCCGACGGCTCCGCGTCGGACGCCGAGCACTGGgtgcccccccggggccgcttcgtgccccccccgccgccgccgccgcagcctCCCCGCCGCTGCCTCTAGCCctgccgcccgcagccccctccccaaatttTCTCCCCCCCCTCCGTCCCAAATTTTCTCTGCCCCCACCTCCGACGTTGCACTTTGCCCGCTCTCCCAGCTCCCGGGCCTTTTGTGTGTCCCGTCCCCCCGTTCCTTCCCTCCCGCTCCCCGTTTCGCCAGCTGTCTCTTGTGATTTACGAggtttggggtggggtgggggggtccagagagagagagaaaaaaaaaaagttgttttgttaGGGGGCCAGGTTAGAAGTCATTGTATAATTTGTAGGCTTTGTGAGGGCTGAATGCAAGCGTGGAAATTTAGGCTGAACTCTCtatcaaaagggaaaaaaaaaaaaaaacgtcgAGGGAAAGGGGGGTGTGAAtcgggagggaagggaggactcctcatgcattatttatttcGACCTTTAGGGGACGAGGAACTCCCCCCTTCTTTcaggagattaaaaataaatcaacagacTGAAAACCTAAACAGACACGGAACATTACAGTGATCAGCCACACACGtgttcacatttatttattataaagaaagatttcatggaaaatatgtatttttttgtataatttaCAGAGTTTATTCTAGTATGTATTTACAGCTGAAGAACAAAGGGACTGTTCTtgtcataaaatataaataaaatatctaattttcataactttgtttgctgctttttttggcTGGCGTGCCACCTGTcaggagctggggggctccTCCGGCACAGGGGGACTGGCAACTGCCCTGGTCTCTGCCAAAAATTGGGGTGGGCTGGGCAAGGGGCTCCCCGGACCCAGCCGAGTTTGTGGGGGGCAATGGGGTGACCCAGGTGCATGCCCCCTTTGCAAGTGCTCCAGGGTTCATCAGAGCTCTCCCATACATTTTCACTTCTAAAATTCTGGTTTGCTTCTTCAAAAACACCCCCAcacaccccttttttttttttttttttttttttccaccagtgGAATAGGAGCAAGACTAAACTCTGGGATGTCAGCTTAGTCCCAGCGTTGGGGCAGTCACTTTTGGGGTGAAAAGGTGCTCGGGGACGAGGGGGACAAGAACAAAAtcccttcctctcccagcaAAGGGAGCCCCCAGAACTGGCTGTGGTGTGGAAAGGAGCCACCAGAAACACACACAATCGTCCTGATAGCAGCACGTTGCCTCCATCCTGTGGTTTCTCAAGCAGCAATGCTGTGTTTAGGTGCACTGGGAGTTTGCTGAGGATCTACTTTTGCCTCCCGATGCAGAAGATGTAACTGCCTAAAACCCTTCCAAACTGATGGCTCCTGAGTTTCACCAAGAGGGACGTAGGACATAAACGCtacccagaaaataaaaatgagtgagCTTAAATAAAAACTGGTTTGGGCTTAAAGAGGAAGGCTCCGTTCCTCCATCTCTCTCATGTTCCGGTGAAACCCACACTGCGGGCAGGGCCAGGGTGGGCTCAGAGCACCTCTGGGGATGTCTTGGGTTATCCCATGGAGACGTTGTCTCCTACACAGGGCACCCAACAAAGCGCTGAGCAGGAGCAGTCCGTCTGCCCTCGGCCTTCATCCTTCCAGTCCTTCCTTGCTCTATCACTGCCCCGCACTGCCTGGGCGTCCTCATCCTCCGTGCCCGTGCCACGAGCCCAAACCAGGGCATTTTTAGCCCAGCATCATTAGTCCATCGCTGGCAGGGCCGGGGGGTGTCTGGTGCGCTCCGAGGCTCTTCAATCATTGCCCTGTGTGCCCAGCAGCGCTTTGTGACTTCTGGGTGCAAACACCTGGAAATCATTAAAAACCAGTGGAGGCGGCTGAatgtattaattaaataaactgCGCGGCACATGAATCTGCCCGGTGCCCCCGGATCCTGGGAGCGTGAAACCCAGCCCGGCGAGCGACGTCCCTGAAGGGggcaaaaggggaaaaaaaaaaaaaaaaaaaaaaggaacgtGTGAAAAGAGAATTAGTAAAATTAGGTTAGTCCAATAAAACGTGCGGGGGTTCgcccccccttccccacagcCTCGGGCGAGCGGTGCTATCGAGCCTGATCTATTGTTTCCCCCCCTGGCAGGGGGGTTATTGTGTGATAAATAATTCCTggaggacagaaaaaagaaaaaaaagaaaaaaaaagaaaaaaaaagaaaaagaaagggaaaaaagtgggTGCATTTGCATAATCACGGCTTTGATGTGGCCAGCGATATGAAGCTGTGTCCCCCCAAATCTGCCGTGGGCCAGAAGGAACAAAACAGGAGGCATCCTTTCAGTGGGGCTGGCAGCGTGTGGGGTGGCCTGTCGGGAGCGGGATGGCTCCGTCTCTCTCTGTTAACAACCCCTCTAATGATTAAACTCCAGGAATGCCAACAAGGAGCCCAATGCCTGGCTCGCCCTTGTGCCATGGTGGTGATGGGGAGCATCACCCATCCCGCCGGGCAGATGGGAAAGAGAAGGGGGCAGATGGGGgtcccacagcccttccctggTCCCTTCCTGGCTGTGGGCACTGCTGCAAAGCCAGAGGGTCGCAAATTATTAGTGAAATCCTAGTGGCTGCCCAGAGCCTTGGGAAAGCAGCCTGCGggcccagagccctgcagtgGGCCTGGTACTGGGCTGGGGGTGTAAAAGGCAAAAGTGCCCTTCGGGATGGagtgggggaatgggggggggcTGTTTCCACGGCTGCACCTTGCCGAAAAAGCGTAATTCCTCATGACAAAGAGGTCATCTTccctttaaaatgtgtttatggTCCTTCTGCACGTTGTGCTTTGGCATAAAAGCTTCTCTGCGCTGCTGGAGCCTGCCGGGCTGCTCTGTGGCTCCTGAGGGAGGGTTATACACACCCCCGGCTCACAGATAGCCCCAGGGAGCCCAACTCACCCCAAGGGCTGGCACTTGCTTTCCTCTCGTGTGGTACACAAACCATTGGTGCACCTATGTGTTTCCACAGAGCAAGCCCGGCCTGCACCCAGCCTGCACGGCCAGCCACCATGTggcccttcccctctccccagcacacaTTTCACACATGTGGGACGCATGGCCTGGCCTTGATTTACTCCTGTTATGGAAATTTTTCTCATGATTTTATTGTCACAAGGAGGCTTTGGTTTCatgatggcagaaaaaaaaagtaatgccaTTATGCTGTGAAGCAACTGGATTAGGATTCACCTGTTACAGGGCATCCTACAGTGCGCTCTAATGACTTTGTTATTGAAATGTATATTACATTAAGTAATTAAGCACACATTGGCTGCTTTTTTAAGATGGgattcattattttttgcataATGTTGTTTTAATTGAAAGGGCCAATCATCTGGGATATTAGACGGTTACATCTTATTTCCACACAAAGACACGCATGTAACTTAGAGAAATGCAATGTCTCTACAACAAGAGCACACCCCAAAATATCTGTAAAACATACAAATGGGGGTATGCCCGTGTGCCTGGGGAAAGCAGCTGACACTGGGGCGCATCCTGGCCGAGGACCAGGCCctgtgggacagggacagcGCATCGCTGTGGCGAGGGGAACGCAGTGCTCCACACAGCCgtaggggctgggggctgcaacTGATCTCTCAGGAACCGAGCCATAGAAAACACCTCCTGTAAGGGTCTGGGCTTGTCTGTTAAAACTTTGCCTTTGTTTTGTCTGGATTTGACCTGTGCAGCCCCCATTCCTGCACTGTATGGACAAAGCAGTCCCAAGCACTCACTGCAGCTCAGCACGCTTTTGTGCAGCAGTTGTAGCCCTGCGGACCCCTTCCATGAGCAGAGGTCTTGGTGGGATTTTTACCCAGTGTAGAGGGATGCCTTTCTGCTGGGCAAAGTCTTGCATCTCTAAACCTGTCTTGATTTGTGCCCAGCTGACACCTTCCTCCTCAGGAAGCATCCTGCCTTAAAGCTGTGATGCTGTGCCATCTGTGCAGGCTCAGCACACGTTTTTGCTGTCACCGTGGGGCAAACCCGAGCTCAGGCTTAGCGCTGTGCCTCTGGGCCGGCAGAGCAAGCTTCGGGCTGTGCTTTCCTCCCCGCAGCCTGCAGTGCTGAACGCAACACAGGCGGTGATCTTGCAGTGCTGGGACTGGAGACAGAGCACGTTAAAAGCCGCCTTGAGGAAAAGTTGTACACCGGGCAGAGGGAAGGCGGGCTGCTGTGCTGGCGGGCAGCGGGGACTGGGCCTCCTCCCATCCCCCTGCCTTGATTAAAAAGGAGAGGGTCTGAACCAAAGCTGAAGGCATATTTACCTTCGTGAGTTTTAGAAAAGTTAATTACTGCTTGGAGCAAGTTGGTATGGCTGTCCTGAGCTGCCTTTTATTAGTAGTCGCCTTCATTAATTTCCCTCGCTGGATTTGCTGCTAATAGCTGCTTGGTCCTgggcagcacaaagcagcatcTGTGCCATTGAGCAGAAAAGCGGGAGTCGGGCAgaggggggccggggggtggCGGTGGGGGGGACGCCATTTGCAAATCATCCCCTATTAATGTGACGGCCTGCgcggggcaggcagcagccccgtgcctcCCATGTCCAGCATGGCCGCTTGGGCTTCAGCCTGACAGTGGAGGGGGGAAAGCCTGGGCGCCCCGGGTGCTTGTGCTGGCTTCTCCCACCCGTTGAATCGTCCGGGCCTGGTCTGGGTGAGGATGCAGGTGTCAGCGCGGCATGTCGCCCGCCTCGCGCCCTCTGCCAAGGCCTGATGATGCCCCAGTTCTGCCTGCACTCCTCGTGCCCAGCTGTAATAGGGTTCGGTTGTTGAA from Cygnus olor isolate bCygOlo1 chromosome 4, bCygOlo1.pri.v2, whole genome shotgun sequence encodes:
- the NEUROG2 gene encoding neurogenin-2, which translates into the protein MLVKAESPAPPAEDELLLLGLASPAPSLPSSAGDEEEEEEEEEEEEEEEEAASPARPGSARPSGPRRREAKRRPGRCRTAEAAQRLKRSRRLKANNRERNRMHHLNAALDALRDVLPTFPEDAKLTKIETLRFAHNYIWALTETLRLAGAAAARGGPDGGLEASPSPASSCSPAPSASPYACTLSPASPDGSASDAEHWVPPRGRFVPPPPPPPQPPRRCL